In Pseudoalteromonas tetraodonis, the genomic window TTCTGCACACTTAATTTTACCGTCGCAAATTTTAGGCTGGGAAGATCAAGGCTTGGCATTTGATGTTGCCGTTCATGTAGGAACGTTAATAGCTGTTGTTATTTATTTTCGTAAAGAAGTGGCCGATATACTCGGTGCTTGGTTTAAATCGTTTGGTGCACAAGGTACAACAGATGACAGCAAACTAGGCTGGTGGATAATTTTAGGTACTGTGCCTGCCGCTATTTTAGGGCTATTGCTAAAAGATTTTGTTGAACTGTATTTGCGCAGTGCATGGGTGATTGCAACCACAACCATCGTATTTGGTTTGTTGTTGTGGTACGCCGATGCTAAAGGTAAGCAAATAAAAACAATTTATCAGCTTAACTGGAAAACCGCACTCATCATTGGCTTTGCGCAAGCCGTTGCGATGATCCCAGGGACTTCTCGCTCAGGTATTACCATGACCGCGGGTTTAATGCTGGGTATGAATAAGCAAAGTGCAGCCCGTTTTTCGTTTTTGCTGGCTATTCCGATTATTTCAATGATGGGCCTTTATTACACAGCAGAGCTAGCGCTTGGCGATCATATTGTTGATTGGACTGCTTTATTGTTGGGTGTAGTGCTGTCGTTTTTATCAGCTTATGCCTGTATTTTTATGTTTTTAAAAGTGATTGAACGAATGGGTATGCTGCCATTTGTTATTTATCGTTTGTTATTAGGCATAGGCTTAATATTCTTTTTAATGCTATAAGCCATTAATCTTTAAAAAGCCTCCCACCTTGGGAGGCTTTTTTATTTGCGCCAAACATCGCATCGGCGCTGTCTTGTCGAAATACCAAACATCTGCTGCAAATTTACCTAGAAAGCTCAACAGACCCTGATGGTAACTTGATCTAAATTTTGGCATTATAGCGCCATTAAAGTTCGCCTTAGAGCACATTCCGCGCAGGATGAAAGGATAGTAAATGCATATACATATTTTGGGTATTTGTGGCACATTTATGGGTGGTATTGCCGCTATAGCTAAATCATTAGGTCATCACGTTACCGGGTCTGATCAAAACGTTTACCCACCAATGAGTACCCAATTAGAAGAGTTAGGAATCGAGCTAACCCAAGGCTATGATGTATCTCAACTAGAACCGGCACCCGACATAGTCGTCATAGGTAATGCTATGAGCCGAGGGAATCCGTGTGTTGAATATGTATTAGATAAAGGCTTGCCTTATACCTCAGGCCCAGAGTGGCTTAAGCATAATTTACTACAAAAATCATGGGTGCTGGCGGTGGCAGGAACCCATGGTAAAACAACGACTGCCAGTATGCTGGCATGGATATTAGAATATGCAGGTTTAAAACCAGGCTTTTTAATTGGCGGGATCGTGCAAAATTTTGGTCTTTCGGCTCGGGTTGGGCAAACGCCATTTTTTGTCATAGAAGCCGATGAATACGACACCGCCTTTTTCGATAAACGTAGTAAGTTTATTCATTATTTACCGCGAACACTCATTTTAAACAATCTTGAATTTGATCATGCTGATATTTTTGAAGATTTAAATGCGATTAAAAAACAATTTCACCATTTGATACGTACACTACCGCAAAGCGGGAAAGTATTGTGGCCAAAAGATGATGAGGCTCTGAGCGATGTTATAGCAAAAGGGCTGTGGAGCGAGAGCGAAACATTAGGCGATGATTGGGATTATCAGCTACTTAAAGCGGATGGTTCTCAATTTAATGTGTTATTAAACACGCAGCTGCAAGGTGTAGTTAACTGGCAGGCAATTGGTGAGCATAACGTTAAAAATGCCATGATGGCCATTGCAGCAGCGCGCCATGTAGGAATTGCTATTGAGCACAGTATTGCGGCTTTAGGCGAATTTATCAGCCCAAAAAGGCGTATGGAG contains:
- a CDS encoding undecaprenyl-diphosphate phosphatase, which gives rise to MSIIEIIVLALIQGFTEFLPISSSAHLILPSQILGWEDQGLAFDVAVHVGTLIAVVIYFRKEVADILGAWFKSFGAQGTTDDSKLGWWIILGTVPAAILGLLLKDFVELYLRSAWVIATTTIVFGLLLWYADAKGKQIKTIYQLNWKTALIIGFAQAVAMIPGTSRSGITMTAGLMLGMNKQSAARFSFLLAIPIISMMGLYYTAELALGDHIVDWTALLLGVVLSFLSAYACIFMFLKVIERMGMLPFVIYRLLLGIGLIFFLML
- the mpl gene encoding UDP-N-acetylmuramate:L-alanyl-gamma-D-glutamyl-meso-diaminopimelate ligase, which encodes MHIHILGICGTFMGGIAAIAKSLGHHVTGSDQNVYPPMSTQLEELGIELTQGYDVSQLEPAPDIVVIGNAMSRGNPCVEYVLDKGLPYTSGPEWLKHNLLQKSWVLAVAGTHGKTTTASMLAWILEYAGLKPGFLIGGIVQNFGLSARVGQTPFFVIEADEYDTAFFDKRSKFIHYLPRTLILNNLEFDHADIFEDLNAIKKQFHHLIRTLPQSGKVLWPKDDEALSDVIAKGLWSESETLGDDWDYQLLKADGSQFNVLLNTQLQGVVNWQAIGEHNVKNAMMAIAAARHVGIAIEHSIAALGEFISPKRRMELKADINNIKVYDDFAHHPTAIQTTLAGLRAKVGNDKIIAILEPRSNTMKMGVHQFTLLDSLRDADEVLLFEPENLSWSLKEQAEKAGMQCFDSTIAIIETVLESIEPNQHVLIMSNGGFNGLHQQFVDGLANKYSGE